DNA from Maridesulfovibrio ferrireducens:
TAGATGCTGCAAAAGAGCTTTTTGCCAAGGACGGTTTTGATAATGTTTCGATGCGCAAAATAGCTTCACGGATAGATTACAGCCCCGCTGCTCTTTACCGTTATTTTAAGAACAAAGAAGAGCTTGTTCTTTGTCTTCGAGAGGAAGGACATCAGAGGTTTGCTCAAATGGAAAAGCATCTGCCAGATATTGAAGATCCTTTTCAGCGGGTCAGAGAAGGTGGGCGTATTTATCTTAATTTTGCACGGGAAGAGCCTGAATATTATGATCTTCTTTTTATCAAAGCGACTCCATCGTTTTGTTCCTGTGAAAAATGGTTAGGCAAGCCTCATCAGAATTTCTTGAATTTTAAAGAGACCGTGCGCGAGTGTATTGCAACCGGAGTTGTGGGAGATATTTCGGTTGATACGGCTGTGGCGGCTTTGTGGGCTTCTGTTCACGGGCTGGCTTCGCTGGCGGCAACCGGCAAATTGCAATGTTGTTTACCTGATATCGATATGGATAATATTTTTGAAGATGTTTTAGATTTTATAACTATTCCGCAAATTGAGCGTGAAAAATTGAAAAAGGCTAAGCAATATGAAGATAAAACATAGCTGTATTGATTTTTTTCTTTCTTTTCTTTTGGTTGTGCTGCTTGGCCTGACAACTCCTACAACGGTTGGGGCTTCCTCGCCGGAAGTCTTTGAAGCCATACCGGCTGCACGGGTTATATCTTTAACCGGATTTACTAGACCGAGAGTCGAAATGACTCTGGTGAGTGAAGAGTCCGCTATGTGTATCAATGTTCATGCAGATATTGGAGACACAATAGGTGCAGATGGCTTATTTGCTGATCTTGATCCAAAGTTTATCAAGCTCGAAATCGCGCAGCTGAAGGCTGATACCGAGAGGCTTCAGTCCGATGTGCATTATTATCATAAAGA
Protein-coding regions in this window:
- a CDS encoding TetR/AcrR family transcriptional regulator — encoded protein: MRQLIIDAAKELFAKDGFDNVSMRKIASRIDYSPAALYRYFKNKEELVLCLREEGHQRFAQMEKHLPDIEDPFQRVREGGRIYLNFAREEPEYYDLLFIKATPSFCSCEKWLGKPHQNFLNFKETVRECIATGVVGDISVDTAVAALWASVHGLASLAATGKLQCCLPDIDMDNIFEDVLDFITIPQIEREKLKKAKQYEDKT